The DNA segment atcttgcacccaccttttctcaatcaaagcctcaacttgttggcgaatttccttggtttcgcttggattggtcctatatgctggacggtttggtaaagaagagcccagtatcaaatcaatttggtgctcaatccctctcaaaggtggaagtccatttggaggatcttgaaacacatcttgaaactcttctaccaaattttccaagcaatgaggactatcaacaagtgattctactccaagagttctagggatggctaagaaaagaggatgatgagccactatttccctttcaatgtcacgcctagacacaaggagtgtaggcttagtactcttatcttttttatctttttcactctccctctttttcttcatgataacttggtcctcatggacttctcttggagagagagattttaaagtaaccttgtgaccatggaattcaaaagaaagtttgttggtaaagccatcatgtaaaacttttctatcaaattgccaaggccttcccaaaagaacatgagtggcttccatgggcacaacatcacataatacctcatctttgtattttccaatggagaaatggatgaggacttgtttattgacaactatttctcctacttcactaagccattgtaatttgtagggctttgtatgagagatagtaggcaatccaagcttatttactactcttgtactagccacatttgcacaactaccccgatccactatcaaagagcaaatgttgttttgaataagacatcttgtatggaaaatattttccctttgactttcatcaaaaggttgtgaaacttgtccaagaagtcttctcacaactaacaaatccccttcaagtggacattcactctcttcctcactagatgcactagaatgcaatgaatgcttaggagaatccgaatcatgctcactcactacaatgccttcatgcatgtacatacttcgtttggaagggcaattagcagctatatgaccataacccatgcatttaaaatatttagtattggacgttctagtgggtgatttaggcctagaggtagatggcttagtttccttgggtttgaaagaagactctttggaaggaaatttagaaaaagactttttgtttctccaagacttgttgtagtaaccatcattgggagcatttttgaaagaatttttcttagcaagttgggcttccaccttcattgcaagatgaactaaacaacccaatgatgaatactcttgtaactcaacaatgtcttgaatatccttcctaagtccactcacaaacctagcaatcatagcttcctcactttcttctaattcaattttaagcacaagcgtctctagctccttataatattcatccacatttagcgtgccttgttgaaaccgttggagtctcaacatgaggtctttcctaaaatgtgggggcacaaatctaacgcgcatgtgatcctttaaagagttccaagagtccacgggaggacccttgtgatagataatgtcctttacaacaccatgccaccatttcatggcataatcactaaactctaaggtggctagcttaagcttatgctcatcttggatctcatggatctcaaaaatttgttcacacttagcctcccaatctaaatatacattaggatcactagaaccattaaaacaaggaagcttaaccgaaggaagcctagactttgcatcttgatagaagccattgccgtagtgttgtctttccccttggtgatgatgtctttgtccatgaaatTGGGGTGgatttctccttctcctatgctcttcttcacggccaaaatcatttgaagaggctcttgttgaaggtctatgtgaatgatgctcatcatggattgaaggagatggtttagcttgttggacctccatcttttgcattttctcttccaagcgtctaatagttctttgtgcttcatgtaattcaccaaggatttaagctttggaaggagaattctgcttgtaggatgcatcacttgaaaatccagccatttgaaattaaaaacagcaaacacacaaaacagcaaacaagtcaagaaacaaaattagcaaaaacagtgagtgtttcaagcaaaatgccgaagtgaatttaggCAGAAAAAtttaggtcactctcaaagaaataatgtccttgcaccaatctgatcttgaggccttggaatcctcaaatgaaagatgtcaaagcaagcacaccaatctcaaagccaaccacaacaaaaccaatgaagcaataaagacaaacaagaaaaagtataatCAAAGAAAGGCTGgaacaaaaggaaaactagatgtttgacaaactcaaagattaattaacaaaagacaagcaagaaaattaaagaactcaatgagaaagtaggcacacaaaagaatacctaaagaaaagtactagagtagatgaagaaaacaaaaaaaatagctactggaaaatataatatttttttttatgcaaattgtgcttgatgttcactgatttaactggaatgatatagagcgaactggattatgaaatttaaaccacagaaacttcaagatgttaactcaataatggcactggaatcacttaaaaacagtaagccaattaattgagataaatttttcaaaatcgctgccagattaccgtattcttttcggcagaattgtacacttttttttattttatttatcattttttgtgtactttgaatttttgagtaattcttttatctactcttttctaacactttgaatatcacaaatccagaatttcagaattttccagtgagtaaatcaattgcaataaggaaaaacagtaagcacgttttcagaaacagaggaatcctaataggaatgaaaaacagaattatgaactagcaaagacataatggaaaatgatgtataggaacttgtataggtctagaatacaagtatgaactcaattctaaaacagaaaatgcacaaaggatcaaatatcaaactcagaaaaattatatgacaccaaagcaagaaacaacaaaaatcaataaaagtactacaagaagtgatgacaattatggaaaaacaagactaagacaaaacttgtatggattcaaaaaggaaaatactcaaacatatgataggcaaaagaattaaaacaacaagcaaactcaaataagcctaaaaacagaaccaaaaattgcaagaaattaaagagctcttgaaattaaagtgctacacaactcaaaaattaaacaagaacacacctaaactcttgataccacatgatgtgattccaatagcaaagaagagaatgattcttgacattcttaggaatcaacttgagttggacaatagttaggcactttttcttagaattggatcaatgttctaagtcaagaactcaccaaaactagcaccaaatccaaactcatatggaagttccaaatattgtcaaattgaaccgattaaaatgaaagaagaagcaaatgcaccgaatagaattagcttagaactgaaatgaaccgaacataaaggctagaaatgaagaagaacaacaatgaACAGCAAAGAAACCAAGGAACTGAACCAAAACACATAAGAACTGAAAACTGCCGAACAAAATTTCAAGAACAacaagctaaacatgaacaaatgaaaaagaaggaaggaaggagaagagaaagctcatgaagatggatgtatggttggatgatcacaccactagaaggatggagactcctagatgagtgtgcaagccgccacttgaggtaaccatggaaccatcaagataagactagtgaagaaggcacaaagctctccaatgctctctcaaaatttgagtatagtttctttagtctaaattcaaatctgaaatgtacaagggaagcacctatatttatagcctagaggtgctgaaaatcaaactaaaagaattcaaaattccctcctaaaagctACTAGAACCGACGCCTAAacccatgcatgaggaaggtgtgacctcttccttcactttggcacctccttatttacacCTACaactatctactaacgcacccccctcctaaagctcctaactaaagactaaaagatgctttaacaatagaggtttctaatgtttccctctaagcaccttcaaccaaagaaattacaaaaagagaaaataattgtcccctagctcctaaagctttgaacatgcttcttgtaagcctttgaggtgggctttgacctccatgggcgtcctccatttgagcctctacctcttcttgatcttgttgattggcctccatgtccacttgagcttgatctccatcataaaCACACACATACACATCCACAACTTTGAAAACTTCAAGGTTGAGCTATGAGCACATCAAATCCATCCACTTTAGTCGATATAGCTTCTTGGAGAGGTGTTCAATACTTGCTCCTTGAGAGGTGTTTAATTCTTTGCAGAGAGAGGTGGAGAATACTTGTGTACTTGAAGAGGTGGAGAATACTTGTGTACTTAAAGAGGTGGAGAATATTTGTGTACTTAAGGCGACTGGACGTAGTCCTTATGTTtgggtgaaccaatataaatctctgtgtgtaTTTTTCTCTATCCTttattgatgtgagttgattttacgattgttcatttaggtgacactttagatttatgattgagattgttaaacaattaatagtgaaaacctaaggaaaatccccactggacattaacttaaccaagtggttaagtagatgtgaaagttcatttcacaaagacaaaaggaaaagacaattataaggtgatgATGATGACAATATATGGTGCGGAATTAAGCAAGGAAAGCAATAACAAAAGGAAATTACCGAATAGAAACAAGGAAGCAAAAcaagaacatatttatgaattgaaaTGGAATGATAATGGaatggaaaagatgaaggaaaatgaagcttatgagaaatggagtttgagaagatgaacacgccacttggatgatgcaatgactccaagataagtgttggaagCCACCACTTAAGAGCTCTCAaattctcacaagataagactaatgACTAAGAGAAACAAGTCTCACTAGCATCTCACACAAAATGTgtagagtaacttttctctatttcatttaacttgtaaaatacactaggtaggcctcctatttataggtgaaggagtcttagagaacaagctaaaggggtaggatgggaaaatggaaaaaatgggcagccttaggatttgactaagtcaatcccgcgtcctaggcttgtccttctagaaactaggtcaaaatgtctTCAAATGGGCtagaaacaagctaaaatgctactcacaccccctattatgctaaaggtactttattctagcctatatttgctatttggacccccaaagtgagctcaattatttacaacatatttgtaaTCATTAAGAAGACCAGCAGGAAGAACTTTAGATGCTCTGGTCATCCGttcaattctccctctagtgagGTCTCTactttgagatgacttctcTTTAAGTACtttagcatccttggtcatctcttTGTGGACTTGATTTGTATCACTTATACTTGTTTTATCgtgtttgataaaaaaacaatttgattTCAGGCTCCATTCAAGACTCTCCCCCTTTCTGGAGCCAATTGTACCTACATTCAATCTATTCATGatcttattaaaaatattaaagttgcAATGAGCGCCTAATCTAGTTGTTAGAGCATTTAGTCTTTTGGGTTGAGTGTGAAATCTTTTCAATTATTCATTTTGTGAAGTTATATTAGTGTGAgcttttctttgtatttttctgTGTTTTTCTTATGAGTTCTTAATCTTGGAAGGAGGTTAAGAAGGTATAAAAAGGTGTAAATACTTGTTGAAACTTGAAGAGATGAAAATACTTGTAATAACGAGTTGGTTAGTGAAAGCttttaaacaattgcttaaggAGACTGGATGTAGTTTGAATTTGGACGAACTAGGATAAATTTTGTGTTGATCTCTCATTACTTTTGTTGTTGCTTGTGTTTTAATTCTTACTGTTTGAAAATTTGTTAGGAAATCATACTAAACGATCTATTAAACAATCATACTAGACAATTTTTTAGACGTTTAAGACTTTATTCAACCCTTTCTAGAGTCCAGTGTACATTCATTTAAAACCAAAACCTTAATATATcttacaaataattttatttttttatttagttctttattttacattattaaattatgatttCATTGTTATAACTACAAATTATACATCAAGAATGTCAATTACTAACgtaacaaattatataatccataaatataattaacataCATTTTAtattggattacataatccaaatataataaatatcaCTAATTAATATAATCTTTATATTAAAGCATGAGTATCTCAGACAAACAATATCTTCAAATATATATGAATTATCAAGTCTTTCTATTCCTAGATATAAATTCAAAAGAATTATCAAGATGTTCTTGGTTTAACTCAAATCAAAACATTGGAGAACAATTAGATTTAATTtggtttatataaatataattctaaATACAAAGTTTAATCATTAATGTATAGCTAATATTCGAAATCAGTTTATAATCACTCTCGGAATTATATTTCTTCCTTGAAACATTAAAGCACATGTATTTTCATAAAATCGGTTATGTATtgtatttcaaattaatttgcaaacacATTCTATTCTTGATTTGAacaattcattttgatttaatttattttcaatgaaCTCACGGTATCAAAACGAGTTTAGAAAACATTTGATAAGCATTTGATCATGTAAGTAATTAAATTACTAAGTATGGAAACTTCCCTATCAAATGATTATCCAACACGTGATCGTCTGTCATAATGACTTGATCATCGTCTATCACATTACAGAGTTTTCATCGTCTAGAACTTGAGTGTTAACTCTTTCTAATACTTGTGTATTGGTCCATGGAGTTCTTCTGTAGAGATCTTCTACCATGCTTGGTGAGACCTTCGTATAACTCTTTCATCGTTTGCTCAACGTCTAATGAGTCCTTTGAGACATCGTTTTTCATTTGTATTGCTTAGCCTTGCTTTATGAATTCTTCTATGTGATTTGTCTAGTGAGTCTATTTGACTTCGTATGACGTTTTCAACTAAGACTATGTTTACTCTTTTCATTATCTCTCATGGATATATAGTATTTGACAATGTTAAATACTTGGGTAAGAtaatctttttctttcttggaCAACATCTGTTGTTTTGGTAACTTTTCTCTTAATATTGTTGGATATCATATCACATCTTTATAGTTTTCTGTTATCATCAATACATACTTAAAGTATCTTATCATGAGATCATCTAGGGAGTCAAGGGATCATCTAAAGTCTTCACAAAAATATGATTATTTATGGGTACATATGAGATATGTAGTAGATATAATAAATtaactataaataatattagtagCGAGATTGAAACTAGATGCAAAAAGGAGAAGTTTAGATATTCACAACACATGTTGGGATTGAATCACTTTGTAAATATCTTTTGCTATTGTTATTTACAAATGCTTTGTTCTTCAAGTTCACTATTCCTTATGGCCAAACCAAGTTAATCCCTTAATCATGATTATCTAGAACAACAAACTATCATAATCAATCCCCTGCCTTACAATTAGCCCATTTTTGCATTAAGATAGAACAATTCAAGCCAAATACTCAATTTTCTTCCCATACATTGACATACATGGTTGATTTGAAATAGTTAAGAAAATGAATGTGTTTCCTAACATCATCCAATTTCCAAAATCATGAATGgtgattcctcacatataagCATTAAGCATTCAATCAAATCATAAGAATTGAATTTAAACAAACattcataaataaaaacaacttaagaAATATTATATTGTTATTCAATCCCAACAAGATAAATTTAGTTACTCATGATAAAGCATACACAGAAACTCATACATGAGTAACTTGTAACAAAGGACAAGGAGCCTTGATTATTGCTTGCCAGTTGAGGTAGTTTTCCTGACTTTAGTACACATATGTTTGAACCTCCAAATGAAGTACCAAGACCTTTGTATTTATAGAATTTTAGTGAGGAGTTCCTTCAAATCAACCTTTCGCTCAGCATCAAGCCGATCCACTCAGCGAATTGGATTTCTACACTTTTAATAAACCTTTTGGCTCAAAGTCTGTGATGGGCTCAACAAAATCTAAGGTTTCGCTTCAAGTTTGATTCAGCGAAATCATCTTTCTTAAGCATGAAGAAACTTTTTGGCTTTGGATCCGCTTCAAGCCAAACTCAAGCGATTTGGATTTTTCCTACTCTTGAAGAAACCTTTTTTGCTCTGGATTAGCTTAAAGCCAAGCCTAATCGAATTTAGACTTTCTTGCACTTGAAGGATTCTTTTCTCTTAGTGCCTCTTGAATTCAATCAGCCTCCCAAACTCTACAAATGAGATTATTCTCTAGCTTAGATTCGCTCAGCGCATTCCTCCACGCTCAACACTTTCCTTAACACTCAACGCTTTAGAGATTCGTTATTTCATTGTTCTTTGTTTCTAATACGCTAGGCTAAGGGAATTGGTCATTCTGCTACTCCTTTGTTTTGTTGCAGTTTTCTTCATTTTCCTTAATGTTTCCTTCAATTAATACATTCCTTTATCTCCTTTTGGTCAAGCATGATTATTGTGTAAAAAGGCATCCTTTTCATGATATTTTACATACAATCCATTCATTTCCTAATTTGATATGAAAATTAAGAATATTCACCTAGAGAGATATAATATTTGTTGTAACTTGAAGATGTGAGAATATTTGTAACGAGTTGGTTAGTGAAAACTCTTAAATAGTTGTTTAAAATGATTAAACATAAAATGATTAAACATAATCTATACTTGAGTGAACCAGGATAATTTTTATGTTTCTcattattttgttgttgtttgtaTTTTAATTCTTACTGTTTGACAATATGTTAGACCATCATACTATATCATCTATTACTTACTAGAGAATTTGTTGACATTTAAATCTCTATTCAACCGCTATCTAGAATTAACTACACCTTCATTTAAAACCATAACCTTAAAATATctttaagtataattttattttgttatttagtttttttttaattattaaatgtaTGATTTGATTGTTATATCTACAAATTATACATCATGAATGTCAACGTaacgaattacataatccatatatataaatataattagcATACTACTCTGGATTTCATAATTCAAATATAACAAATCATATTACTTTTATGATCtaaattttacaaaagaaaaacaaaacccGTGCGTGGGACTAGTTTTcccagaaaataaacaaaacataacgtaaaatcataataaaaattgaatctaaaataaaaatcactaaaaataaaataacaataatatccaaatataaataaaaataagatcaaaatatacttatatttaatatttatctcCACAAAATCATCTTAACACATGAATATTTTTAGCTCGtgaaataaaagtgaaaatatattaagtgaaaacattaatttattttgacattgaattattttttgttattgttgttaaattaaaaatatgtgcGCCTCATTCTGTTTTTATAGTTTAATTtcctaaatttaaaattttaactttaacCACTTAAGTGCACATCTTGAACTAAATTAGTCAAAtcttgcatttatcattctcaTTTTTTCAACTTAATGATACGTAACAAAGTACCAAAAAAGGTGACGTTGTCAACATTGACACCATAACgcaaaaccatttttttaacAAACTAAATAGAACCTTTAAAAATTCAAGAGATCTCATAACAAAACTATTGTTCTTTTGAAAGGCATACCCTAagcaaagttaaaattaaaataaaagattaacCTTTTATTATTGAATCTATTTTTAATATCCGTTATAAAAAACAACTCTgcataatatttcttttttcctttcaaaCTTTTTGTAACGAATCCTTGAATAACTCTTCCCTATTGCCATCTCTCCTTTTATTCTCCTTTCATGTCATTATccatatttctttttattcatGTACCACTCTTTTAATTATCCACCATGTTtcttttacttaaaaaataaataaataagaaagaaagaaacaaaatgaTAAAGGAACCCACCACCACCATTCCccctttttaattattatagtgaTGACTTGCCCAAGATTGAAGGGTGGTCCTctccattttcttttatttatttattttacgtGGGACACTCTGAAGGACCACAAAGCTAACAAAATGAGTATTCATCTTCTATTTGTGAGCCATAGTTTAAATATTTGCAACCTGCTTAAGAAAAACAAGTAATGCCCCATAACAAGTACCATATTTGGTTATATCACAGTACTGAAAATTGAttatagtattaaaaaaatgcattttgCAAATCTGTTCTGGGCTAGCAAAGTACCTTATTGTTCAGGAAAATGACGTGTTTgccattctttttttttttatcaaaaaaactAAAGACAAGAATAATTATAATCACAATGAGAAGCCAAACATCTCTCTCATGCAACATGGCCTCaatcattaaatattatgattgtgtttgatgaaagcaTAGTTAAATGAAGAGTTTAAACTAATTTCAAGTGGGGTCCAGTCACACTACACCCATGTGATTTCATTAGGGGATTCATTAAAATACAATTAGTCCAACAACTTCTAGTTCAaagtattattataaatttataatacaagCGTTGGCATGCCCAAATAAAATGATACACAATGTCTTAAATATTCAGCGAcgtacatatataataatattattattaataatattaataatcataatacTAATAATGGTAATAAAAGAGTAATGAATCCAGCAACTTACTTAACCCATTATGATTGACCATAGGAGAATTATAAAATGAAGATTAGTTATACCCTATAGATACATGTGTTTGAGAGAATTTAGGTGACACGATCCTACAAAAAAAATTCAGGCTATCCTTCGTAATTATTCATAAGAGTAAAAATAACGAGGAATTCAAAACTCCAGCAGTTACAGAATTTTAGATCAGATTCATTTTCAATTAGATTTTAGCATAGATTTGGGATCCTCACTCTTTCCATCGTTATATGAGAGAGAAAAGATGATCCAAAAGTATTGCCGCAACCAAACACTACACTAGTATCTAGAGTAATTTTCAATCTCCTGAGATCAGCCGTGACAAATGGCAATCAACTATGACTTCTTTGTGCAGATTTACTAAgtaataataaacaaattaaggCATTTGATTGAAGTAGCAGGCTCTTAACGAGACATAAGGGTAATGATGCAAGTGCAAATGGGAAAAGTGTCAATGCTATGAAATGTAGAATAGAAACACTAATACCAGATTCGGTTCATAACTAAGTTGTGATGAACGGGTGATCAGATCAGTATTCAGCAACCACAATAAGTATTCATATGAATTCTTCTAGGGGAAGGGTATGCAGACAAAATGTATATCAAATGGAAATTTTGCAAACTACCAAATTAACAGAAGAAGTCACAGTGAATAATATAGGGTGCTGTTCATGAGCTATCTAAAACTACATGAGTAGTTTCATAGAGCAAATTGACCTAgtagagagaaagagagactTTATCAAGGATCAAACAAAGCCTCAACTTTACAGGCTAATTAGTGTTACTTGTCAAGCATACAAGAAAAGTCCATCACTTTAGGCAATAAAAATGGGGCAAAATGCATAAATAAAATGCCcatatttatagaaatacacTAAATATCATAATTCATAAATTGGCATTCAGTTGCTAATTAATATGTTCACTTGCTTTACTgaaaaataaatcctaaaaacaGTTCATTAGCATAGAACCATGGCCAAGGCAAATTGAAGCAAGAAAGATCATAAAAAGCAGTAAGTTTTGAAGCAcctttgaatttaaaaattaattggtAGTTCAAAGGTGCAAAAAGGCTCTCGTCAGCATCTCCAGGTTGAAACTGAGATGAGATCCTTCCTTTGCCAGCAAAGAACCAGGGAAGATTGTCTTTTCTCAACATGGAATCCCTTACCTGGAGTCCTCTGCACCAAACACTCTGCTTGAGATTCTGTAAAGTTACTAAAGGCCAATGGTGAAAACCCAGATGACATGAGAAGGTTTTTCCAAGAAAGTATTCTTTCCTGAAAACCATGTCGGCCCAAAACAAGCTTCTCCATTGCTGGTTGAAGATAATACTTCTCAATCATCTGAAGGACATCTGGGTGAACATTAACGGCATCAAGTGATTCAAGAAGCCCCGAATAAGATTGAAGTGCAAAAATCAGATGCTGAGGAAATGGTGCATCAGTTCGATCACAACTTCTATCCAATGTAACCACAACTTTTGGCATGAGCTGCTTCACAAAGCGAAGGGCCAAAGGAAGATATGATGGGTAGCTTGAGAATGAGCCAATAGGCATGTTAACCACTACAGCTTCACAATCACGAAGTGGCTGGGGCCAGGAAGCAGaatttaaagactcaaagcTCAAAATCTCAAGCTCAAAGGACATGTTTATCTCGCCAGCATATTGCTTCAAATTCTCCTGAGTGAAACTGAGCTCAATTTCATCATGGTGGGAGGGTGACAAAAATGCTGTGATCCTGAGTTCAGGTGCACCTCCATTTCTCAGTGCTAACTCTTGCATGAAAGAAGACCACTGCCCACCAAACCCAATATCAAAATCTATTATGTGAATGCGATCAAACCCTTCCACAGCTTCAAGCAGTGCTTGATTACAAGTGAAATTGGCGAACTGCAGAACTGGGGAGATTTCTGAGAATGATTTGTAGGCACCAATTTTGAGCAGAAGGCCAGTGGGTGAGAAGGTCATAGAACTGTTGTTGGCATTTGAATGAAGTCCTAATTGCAAGGCCTCTTTGAAATAAAAAGCAGCCCTCTGAAAAGGCTTCCCAAAGGGGGAAAGTTGGTGATTGAGCCGCGCCAATATCCCGTGCGCGAGTTCCAGATTACCGGCATCGATCAGCTCTGCAGTCTTGAAAAGCTGTTCAGTTATAGCCTGTTGAAGCTGGTGGGTTGCCAAATCTTCACCGCTGGGGCTCGCCATTTTCTGCTTTGGGGCCACCACCATGGATGGCCTCTGAAGCAGATGGTGAGGGAGCAGTTGAAGCTGCTGTTGCTGCCTCCGTAGTAACAGCTCTTGGCCAGAGTCCAAAAAGGGTGCCTTAGGAACCTGATAATTTGGGCCACAATTGAGGCGTTTGGCCGGAGGCTGTGGGAGAAGCTGATGATGT comes from the Phaseolus vulgaris cultivar G19833 chromosome 8, P. vulgaris v2.0, whole genome shotgun sequence genome and includes:
- the LOC137823642 gene encoding scarecrow-like protein 6, producing MKAVPLPFQEFRGNGVLDFASGGVAVSDSLLLPQQEQFLQRWNPHRENYCYVGIDPTSGLDLKRKTSPPTSSSTLSSSRASSGCGGGCGSTDSTTGAGAAKVSTEKENNPPQAGLEVGQGRCGLGMEDWESVLSESSGQDNSILKLIMGDIEDPSVGLTKLLQGGSASQDVEFNGVGVGFSLLDQSSVLDPIPSVNFMTTIHPSAPGNCSDFPFNSHTNVSSNISRVASGVNLPNPAFPDSARNLSPVSLPQGVLHPHQQHNPPIEPLDEKLQVLNPQFFLNQNQTQFMANPGSVLPLTYAQLQEHHQLLPQPPAKRLNCGPNYQVPKAPFLDSGQELLLRRQQQQLQLLPHHLLQRPSMVVAPKQKMASPSGEDLATHQLQQAITEQLFKTAELIDAGNLELAHGILARLNHQLSPFGKPFQRAAFYFKEALQLGLHSNANNSSMTFSPTGLLLKIGAYKSFSEISPVLQFANFTCNQALLEAVEGFDRIHIIDFDIGFGGQWSSFMQELALRNGGAPELRITAFLSPSHHDEIELSFTQENLKQYAGEINMSFELEILSFESLNSASWPQPLRDCEAVVVNMPIGSFSSYPSYLPLALRFVKQLMPKVVVTLDRSCDRTDAPFPQHLIFALQSYSGLLESLDAVNVHPDVLQMIEKYYLQPAMEKLVLGRHGFQERILSWKNLLMSSGFSPLAFSNFTESQAECLVQRTPGKGFHVEKRQSSLVLCWQRKDLISVSTWRC